Proteins encoded together in one Procambarus clarkii isolate CNS0578487 chromosome 11, FALCON_Pclarkii_2.0, whole genome shotgun sequence window:
- the LOC138363719 gene encoding macrosialin-like, giving the protein MAPQVTATHGTTSNGNTWHHTSRQHMAPHVTATHGTTRHGNIWHHKSRQHMAPHVTATHGTTSHGNTWHHKSRQHMAPQVTATHGTTSHGNTWHHKLWHYKSRQHIAPHVTATHGTTSHGNTWHHKSRQHMAPQVTATHSTTSHGNTWHHKSRQHIAPQVTATHGTATI; this is encoded by the coding sequence ATGGCACCACAAGTCACGGCAACACATGGCACCACAAGTAACGGCAACACATGGCACCACACGTCACGGCAACATATGGCACCACACGTCACGGCAACACATGGCACCACACGTCACGGCAACATATGGCACCACAAATCACGGCAACACATGGCACCACACGTCACGGCAACACATGGCACCACAAGTCACGGCAACACATGGCACCACAAGTCACGGCAACACATGGCACCACAAGTCACGGCAACACATGGCACCACAAGTCACGGCAACACATGGCACCACAAGTTATGGCACTACAAGTCACGGCAGCACATAGCACCACACGTCACGGCAACACATGGCACCACAAGTCACGGCAACACATGGCACCACAAGTCACGGCAACACATGGCACCACAAGTCACGGCAACACATAGCACCACAAGTCACGGCAACACATGGCACCACAAGTCACGGCAACACATAGCACCACAAGTCACGGCAACACATGGCACAGCAACAATATAA
- the LOC138363718 gene encoding salivary glue protein Sgs-3-like yields MTGQTPSRPDMTGWTPSRPDMTGQTLSRPDMTGQTLSRPDMTGQTPSRPDMTGQTPSRPDMTGRTPSRPDMTGQTPSRPDMTGRTPSRPDMTGQTPSRPDMTGWTPSRPDMTGQTPSRPDMTSRTPSRPDMTGWTHQDL; encoded by the coding sequence atgacaggccaGACCCCATCAAGACCAGACATGACAGGCTGGACCCCATCGAGACCAGACATGACAGGCCAGACCCTATCAAGACCAGACATGACAGGCCAGACCCTATCAAGACCAGACATGACAGGCCAGACCCCATCAAGACCAGACATGACAGGCCAGACACCATCAAGACCAGACATGACAGGCCGGACCCCATCAAGACCAGACATGACAGGCCAGACCCCATCAAGACCAGACATGACAGGCCGGACCCCATCGAGACCAGACATGACAGGCCAGACCCCATCAAGACCAGACATGACAGGCTGGACCCCATCAAGACCAGACATGACAGGCCAGACCCCATCAAGACCAGACATGACAAGCCGGACCCCATCGAGACCAGACATGACAGGCTGGACCCATCAGGATCtttaa
- the LOC123758209 gene encoding macrosialin-like, with translation MAPQVMATHGTTNHGNTFHRTSRQHMAPQVTATHGTRSHGNIRPHTSRQHMAPQVTATHGTTRHGNTWHHTSRPHMAPQITATHGTTNHGNTWHHTSRQHMAPQITATHGTTSNGNTWHHTSRQHMAPHVTATHGTARHGNIWHHKSRQHMAPHVTATHGTTNHGNTWHHTSRQHMAPHVTATHGTTSHGNIWHHTSRQHMAPHVTATHGTTRHGNKSRQHMAPQVMAKQVTATCGTTSNGNMWHHKSQQHVAPQVMAAHGTQSNGKTWQHVAPQVMATQVTATHGTTSHGSTWHHKS, from the coding sequence ATGGCGCCACAAGTCATGGCAACACATGGCACCACAAATCACGGCAACACATTTCACCGCACGTCACGGCAACACATGGCACCACAAGTCACGGCAACACATGGCACCAGAAGTCACGGCAACATAAGGCCCCACACATCACGGCAACACATGGCACCACAAGTAACGGCAACACATGGCACCACACGTCACGGCAACACATGGCACCACACGTCACGGCCACACATGGCACCACAAATCACGGCAACACATGGCACCACAAATCACGGCAACACATGGCACCACACGTCACGGCAACACATGGCACCACAAATCACGGCAACACATGGCACCACAAGTAACGGCAACACATGGCACCACACGTCACGGCAACATATGGCACCACACGTCACGGCAACACATGGCACCGCACGTCACGGCAACATATGGCACCACAAATCACGGCAACACATGGCACCACACGTCACGGCAACACATGGCACCACAAATCACGGCAACACATGGCACCACACGTCACGGCAACACATGGCACCACACGTCACGGCAACACATGGCACCACAAGTCACGGCAACATATGGCACCACACGTCACGGCAACACATGGCACCACACGTCACGGCAACACATGGCACCACACGTCATGGCAACAAGTCACGGCAACACATGGCACCACAAGTCATGGCAAAACAAGTAACGGCAACATGTGGCACCACAAGTAACGGCAACATGTGGCACCACAAGTCACAGCAACATGTGGCACCACAAGTTATGGCAGCACATGGCACGCAAAGTAATGGCAAAACATGGCAACACGTGGCACCACAAGTTATGGCAACACAAGTCACGGCAACACATGGCACCACAAGTCATGGCAGCACATGGCACCACAAATCATGA